In Pseudomonas campi, the sequence CTGCTACTCAGCTACGTGGCCCTGCGCCAGGGCGATGCGGTGGGCCTGGCGACCTTCGCCGGCGACCAGGACCAGTACCTGCCGCCGGTCAAGGGCCAGGCGCAGATCAGCACCCTGCTCAACGCCGTGTATGCCCTGGACAGCACCCGCCGACCGGCCGATTACGCCACGGCGATCAATAACCTGCTGGTACGCCAGCGCCGCCGCGCCCTGGTGGTGCTAGTGACCAACCTGCGCGACGAGGACGATGAAGAGTTGCTCGGGGCAGTGAAGCGCCTCAGCCGCCAGCACCGTGTGCTGATCGCCAGCCTGCGTGAGGAAGTCCTCGACCAGTTGCGCCACACCCCGGTGCAGAGTTACGAACAGGCGCTCGGCTACTGCGGCACGGTGAACTACCTGAATGCCCGCGCCGGCCTGCACGAACGCCTGCTGGCCCATGGCATCCCGGTGCTCGACGCCCGTCCGGGCGAGCTGGGGCCGGAACTGGTCGGGCGCTATCTGGCCTGGAAAAAGGCTGGGGTGCTGTAAGGGCCTGTCTCTGACCGCTGAGACTCCCCTCTCCCACTTGCGGGAGAGCACTAACCCTCTCCCCAGCCCTCTCCCGTGAACGGGAGAGGGAGAGGGAGAGGGAGCAAAAGCGATCCGTGCCTGCCCTACACGCCGTTTAGGTGCCGGCAAAAAATCGCAAACAGGTTTCAGTACCAACCGTAGCCCGGATGCAATCCGGGATGGCCGCTCCCGGATTGCATCCGGGCTACGCGAGTCAGCCGATCAGGATGATCGCCCAGACCAAGGCGATCAGGCTAAGCGAAATGAACTGCGCGGCGCTGCCCATGTCCTTGGCATTCTTCGACAAGGGGTGGCGATCCAGGGAAATGCGATCGATCGCCGCCTCCACCGCCGAGTTGAACAGCTCGACGATCAGCGCCAACAGGCCCACCGCCACCATCAGCGCGCGCTCCACCGGGCTGACATCCAGCCAGAAGGCCAGGGGCACCAGCACCACGTTGAGCAGCACCAACTGACGGAATGCAGCTTCACCGGCGAAGGCAGCGCGCAGGCCGTCCAGCGAGTAGCCGGCGGCATTGAGGATACGTTTCAGACCGGTCTGGCCCTTGAATGGCGACATTGCATGACTACCTGAGAAAGACTGCGCCAAAGCCTGGGGCCGGAGCCGTCAAAAATACGTGAAGGGTAGCAGTGTCACTGCCCCGGAATCGATTCCATCTGCTGCAGCAGTAGCGCCGCCTGAGTACGGGTACGTACGCCGAGCTTGCGGAAGATGGCGGTGACATGCGCCTTGATGGTTGCCTCGGAAACACTCAACTCATAAGCAATCTGCTTGTTCAGCAGGCCCTCGCAGACCATGGTCAGCACGCGAAACTGCTGCGGGGTGAGACTGGCCAGGCCAGCGCTGGCTGCCTTGGCCTCGGCCGACACGCTGGCCGCTTCGGCCGTCAACGCCGGCCACCAGACATCGCCGTCGAGCACCTGGCGTACCGCCTGCTGGATGGTTTCCAGCGAACTGGACTTGGGAATGAAGCCACTGGCGCCGAACTCGCGCGAACGCGCCACCACGGCGGGTTCTTCCTGTGCCGAGACCATCACCACCGGCACCTGCGGGTACTGCCCGCGTAGCAGCACCAGGCCGGAAAAACCGTAGGCACCGGGCATGTTGAGGTCGAGCAGGACCAGGTCCCAGTCGCTCTTCTCACCCAGGCGGGTTTCCAGTTCGGCGATGCTGGCCGCTTCCACCAGCCGCACATCCGGGCCCAGGCCCAGGCTCAAGGCCTGCTGCAGGGCGCTGCGGAACAAGGGGTGATCGTCAGCGATAAGGATTTCGTAAACGGCCATGGAATTCCCTGTTGTTGTTGTGGGCCTGGCAGCAAGCGGCGCCAAGCATGCCCAGCCCTGACGGGGTGGTCAAGTCGCGCGCTTTGCGGCAAAGTCGCGGCTTTTTACTGCCGAGACAGACCATGCGAAGCCAAGCCCTGCGCGCCGACCTGCTGATGTTACTGACCGCCATGATCTGGGGCTCGGCCTTCGTGGCGCAACGCCTGGGCATGGATGCCATCGGCCCCTTCCTCTATACCGGCCTGCGCTTCGCCCTGGCCAGCGTGGTGCTGTTGCCACTGGTCGTGCTGCTGAGCCGCCGTGGTGGCGAAAAAGCGCCCGAACCGATCAACCGCAGCCTGCTGCTCGCCGGTCTGATCATGGGTCTGGCCCTGTCGCTGGGCATCAACCTGCAGCAGGTCGGCCTGCTGTTCACCAGCGTCACCAACTCCGGCTTCATCACCGGTCTGTACGTCATCGTGGTGCCGCTGCTTGGCCTGTTCATCGGCCACAAGACCGGTATGGGCACCTGGCTGGGCGCCGGCCTGGCGGTAGCGGGGATGTTCCTGTTGAGCGTAGGCGAAGGTTTCCAGGTCGCCTCCGGTGACTGGCTGCAGCTGGCCGGCGCCTTCGTCTGGGGTGTGCATGTGTTGCTGGTGAGCTTCTTCGCCAGCCGCCACGATCCGCTGCGCCTGGCTTTGCTGCAATTCGCCACCTGCGCGGTGATCAGCCTGGTCCTGGCCCTGATCCTCGAAGAGATCAAACTCGACGCCATCCTCGCCGCCGGCCCAGCGATTCTCTACGGCGGCCTGTTCGGTGTGGCCGTCGGCTTCACCCTGCAGGTGGTGGCGCAGAAGCATGCCATCGCCTCGCACGCGGCCATCATCCTGTCACTGGAAGCGGTATTCGCCGCCATCGCCGGCGCGCTGCTCCTCGGCGAAGCACTGGCACTGAAGGGCTACATCGGCTGCGCCCTGATGTTCGCCGGCATGCTGCTGGCGCAGCTATGGCCGAAGAAGACCCTGACGAACTAGCAGGTTGTTGAAAAACGTTGGCGAGGCAGCCAGCGCAAGGCAAAAACAGGCGAAAAAGCGCAGTTTACGAGCTGTAAATGAGCATTTTGAGCCTGTTTTTAACGCCGCGATGGCAACGCAGGTAGTTTTTCAACAACCTGCTAGAGAAAGGCTTTGACGGCCAGATGCGCGGAGCTGTTCTCGTCCACCGGCCAGCGGTGCTTGGCCCCCAGGTAGCGTTCGGTGAACAGGTCCAGCCAGGCATCCAGCGCGCCCGCCGCCCGGCCATCGCCGGCCTGTTCCAGGCACAGGGCGGCGACTTCGGCGGTACACAGGTGCTCGTCGCGCTTGGAGCGACGCAGGCGGTAGCGCGACAGCTGCTCCGGCTGCAGGCTGAGCACCGGCAGGCTGTCGAGGTAGGGGCTCTTGCGGAACATCTTGCGCGCCTCGGTCCAGGTCGCATCGAGCAGGATGAACAGCGGGCGCTTGCCGCTGTCTGCCGGCAGTTCGCCGATGACCCGCCGCGGCTCGGCATACTCACCGGGAAACACCACATAGGGCTGCCACTGCGGATCGGCCAGCAAGGCCAGCAGGGCCGGATCGACCGTCGTGCGCTGCCAGCCGAAGGCGAAGGTATCGGCCACCAGATCGGCAATCAGCCAGCCGGTGTTGCTCGGTTTCAGCGCTTCCACGTCGTACATCAGCAGGCATACCCCCGCCCGCGCCTCGACCTGCGGCAGCCAGGCACACAGGCAATGACTACCCAGCACCCGACAACGCGGGCAGCGCGGTGCCCGCGAGCCGCGCGCCACGAAAGGCTTGAGGCTGCGTGCCAGGCGTTCGGCGCGCAGCCGGGCAACGGCGTGAGTCATGGATAAACCTGCGGAGTGAAGAGCAAAGGGCGCGCAAGTCTAGAGTAAGATGGGCAACGACTGAACCCGCCAGCTGCCGGCCGGTCGAAGGATTCTGTCTTATTTAAGGAGATCGTCCATGCTGCGCCCCGTCACCCTGCTCGCCCTCAGCCTCGTCCTGCCCATCGCCCAGGCGGCTTCCCTGCAGGAATACGAGCTGGCCCGCATGCTCGGCCAGGTGGCCAAGGAAAGCAGCGTCGGTACGCCGCGGGCGATCAACGAGGACATCCTCGACCAGGGCTACACGGTGCAAGGCAACGAACTGATCAATCACCTCAGCGTGCGCAGCGGACACGCGGCGCAGATGCGCGGCAACCCCGACGCGGTACGCCAGCAACTGGCGAAGAGCGTCTGCGCCAACACCGGCTATCGCCAGCTGTTGGCCCGCGGAGCCGTGCTGCGTTACGAGTTCAGCGAGTACCAGAGCAATCGTCCGGTCACCACCGAGCGTTTCGCCAAGACCGATTGCGGTCTGCAATAGACCGCGCGCTCAACTGCCTTCGGCGCGCCTCTGCTCGTCGTCGGCACGTAACTCGGCGAGCAGCGCCTCCATGTAGCGTGAGCGCCGCACACCGCCCTCCAGGCGTCGGCGGCACTCGTCTTCCAGGCTTAGTCCAGCGGTTCGCGAGGCCTGCACCAGCAGGCGATACAGCTCCAGATCCAGTTCCAGCGTCAACTTGGGCATACCTGCCACTCCCTTTGCCGTCCTCATGTCATCCCTGACCAACCCGCCTCAGAACCTGCTTACAGGTTGTCAACGCAGGCTCAGGGGATCTCCCTCACCACAGACCGCCGCCCACTCCTCAGGGCTGAGCAACTGCAGCGGGCTCATCTCCAGCAGTTCAGCCGCCGCCTGCAGCACATGCGCCCAACTGGCCCGATTGGCAAACAGCATGCCGACCTCGTTCAGCGTCCCGCCGCGGTTCTGGTAACCCAGCACACGCTGCCAGCGGGCCTCGCCCAGAATCGGCCAGAGATGCCCGCGAGCCACTTCGGGACGCATGTGGGTGAGCAGTATCCGGCGGCCACAGGCCGCCGGGAACAGCTCCTCGAGCAGCGCTGCCGGGGCCACGGCCATGGCCTCCCAGACATCACGCGGCGCGCGGAAGCGCCCTGGTTCCTGCAAGTAAATCAGACGCCAGGCGCAGCCTGCGGCGCTCAGACGAACGGCGGCGCGGCGCATCTCGGCCAACTGGTAGCTGCCGGTAGCAATCAACAGCAGCGGCTCGGCACCCGGCGCCTGATCCAGCAGGATGGCGCCATCACGGGCCAGGCGTTCGGCCTGCTGCTGATCGAAGACCGTTGGCCGCTCGCGCTTGGGTGCCACCACGCAGGCCAGCTGTCCGCGTGCCTGGTAGATCTCTGGTAACAAGGCCAGCAACGAGTTGTGATCGGCGGGAAACAGCACCCGCAGCATGTCGTTCATCTCGCCAAGCAAGGCCTCGCAGAACGTGGTGTCCTGATGCGACTGCTGGTTCTTGCCGTTCTCCCAGGTATGCGAAGTCGCCACCAGCGGCCAACCCAGCCAGCCCGCCGGGCGCCCGATCTCCTTCTGCTGACGGGCGAAGATCAGGCACTGGCGCACGGCGCCGAGCATCTTCACGCAGAAAGCCTCGTAGCTGGCGACCAGGTTCAGCCCGCCCTGATTGGCCAGGCAGGCGGATACCACTGCTTCCTCGTTGAGCGCGGTGATGATCGCGCCGTGCAGCGACTCCTGCTCGTTTTCCGGGCTGCTGACCCGATGTTTCAGCGCCTTGAGCACGCCGCCCAGGCGGTTGCTGGCCAGCTCGTCCGGATTGCCCACCCGCGGCCGCAGCCCCGGATTGGCTTGCACCAGATCGACAAAGAATCGATCCAGGGCCGCCATCGGTGAACAATCGCTGGACTGGTAGTGCAGCTCAGGTAATTGCGGGGTGGCTGGCTGACGTACTGCCAGAACATGCTCACGCTCAGCCGGGCGCGCACTGCGTGAGGTGATGAACAGCGCACAGGCCTGTGCCAGTTCGTTCGGCGCTACCCACAAGGGCGCCGCGTGCTGATTGAACAGCGCTCGGACGGCAGCATCGCCATGTGGATTGCCCGGCAGTGGCAGGTTGTGCGCGGCATTGCTGCCGGCGCCATAGAAACCGAAACCTTTCTGCGTTTCGGCAATGCCGTAGGACATCGGTAGCGGATAGTGCAGGATCTGGTTGTGCAACTCCTGCACGCGGTGCTCCAGGCGCTGTTCCATCTCCCAGAGGGCGCAGGCAAACGCCGCCGGGTCGCGGCCGTCGAAGCTCAGCGGGTCGAAGCCGCAGCCACGCAGGTGCTGGCGAAAGCCGTCCAGCCCCTCGTGGGTGCCCAGTTCGGTACGCTGTTCGATGCGCCGACCATTGGCGATCATCACTGGCAGCGCCACCCCGCAATCCTCGGCGCGCCACCAGCGCGGCATCCAGTCGCTGCCACGCTGCTCCTCGGCCGCTCCATCGGAGAGGAAGGCCACCAGCTTTTCGCCGGGCAGCGGTATATGGGTGTATTGCAACTCGGCAAAGCCAAGGTAGCCACCCTCGGCAATGCCCCCGCCGGTATGCGGATTGACGTGACTGCCCAGCGGCACGCCCACACTGCCATCCGGTGCCTGCGCATAGCTGTAGAAGTCCGCCACCAGGCGGCTCATCCCGGCCTCGTCGCGCGTGTAGCGCTGTGCCTGTTGCGGATGCTGGTTGGCCGTGAGCAGGTTGAGCGCCTCGATGGCCGCCACGCAGTGCCCCTGCCCCATCAACCAGCCGCGGGTTTCACCGGTCAGCGCGTTGAGCGCCAGATAGCCGGCATAGGC encodes:
- a CDS encoding xylulose 5-phosphate 3-epimerase; this translates as MSQIFPSAAELDAHAADESSFAQWRLGYGPVQHSPETQAAVFRLAHQLVQSGRQPDLARVYRFLWALDRLNAAGLWLVVHMTYARRVRLDGTALQTEDFKVQPEGHTGGALNMVPAYAGYLALNALTGETRGWLMGQGHCVAAIEALNLLTANQHPQQAQRYTRDEAGMSRLVADFYSYAQAPDGSVGVPLGSHVNPHTGGGIAEGGYLGFAELQYTHIPLPGEKLVAFLSDGAAEEQRGSDWMPRWWRAEDCGVALPVMIANGRRIEQRTELGTHEGLDGFRQHLRGCGFDPLSFDGRDPAAFACALWEMEQRLEHRVQELHNQILHYPLPMSYGIAETQKGFGFYGAGSNAAHNLPLPGNPHGDAAVRALFNQHAAPLWVAPNELAQACALFITSRSARPAEREHVLAVRQPATPQLPELHYQSSDCSPMAALDRFFVDLVQANPGLRPRVGNPDELASNRLGGVLKALKHRVSSPENEQESLHGAIITALNEEAVVSACLANQGGLNLVASYEAFCVKMLGAVRQCLIFARQQKEIGRPAGWLGWPLVATSHTWENGKNQQSHQDTTFCEALLGEMNDMLRVLFPADHNSLLALLPEIYQARGQLACVVAPKRERPTVFDQQQAERLARDGAILLDQAPGAEPLLLIATGSYQLAEMRRAAVRLSAAGCAWRLIYLQEPGRFRAPRDVWEAMAVAPAALLEELFPAACGRRILLTHMRPEVARGHLWPILGEARWQRVLGYQNRGGTLNEVGMLFANRASWAHVLQAAAELLEMSPLQLLSPEEWAAVCGEGDPLSLR
- a CDS encoding quorum-sensing-regulated virulence factor family protein translates to MLRPVTLLALSLVLPIAQAASLQEYELARMLGQVAKESSVGTPRAINEDILDQGYTVQGNELINHLSVRSGHAAQMRGNPDAVRQQLAKSVCANTGYRQLLARGAVLRYEFSEYQSNRPVTTERFAKTDCGLQ
- a CDS encoding tRNA-uridine aminocarboxypropyltransferase, with translation MTHAVARLRAERLARSLKPFVARGSRAPRCPRCRVLGSHCLCAWLPQVEARAGVCLLMYDVEALKPSNTGWLIADLVADTFAFGWQRTTVDPALLALLADPQWQPYVVFPGEYAEPRRVIGELPADSGKRPLFILLDATWTEARKMFRKSPYLDSLPVLSLQPEQLSRYRLRRSKRDEHLCTAEVAALCLEQAGDGRAAGALDAWLDLFTERYLGAKHRWPVDENSSAHLAVKAFL
- a CDS encoding DMT family transporter; this encodes MRSQALRADLLMLLTAMIWGSAFVAQRLGMDAIGPFLYTGLRFALASVVLLPLVVLLSRRGGEKAPEPINRSLLLAGLIMGLALSLGINLQQVGLLFTSVTNSGFITGLYVIVVPLLGLFIGHKTGMGTWLGAGLAVAGMFLLSVGEGFQVASGDWLQLAGAFVWGVHVLLVSFFASRHDPLRLALLQFATCAVISLVLALILEEIKLDAILAAGPAILYGGLFGVAVGFTLQVVAQKHAIASHAAIILSLEAVFAAIAGALLLGEALALKGYIGCALMFAGMLLAQLWPKKTLTN
- the erdR gene encoding response regulator transcription factor ErdR, with product MAVYEILIADDHPLFRSALQQALSLGLGPDVRLVEAASIAELETRLGEKSDWDLVLLDLNMPGAYGFSGLVLLRGQYPQVPVVMVSAQEEPAVVARSREFGASGFIPKSSSLETIQQAVRQVLDGDVWWPALTAEAASVSAEAKAASAGLASLTPQQFRVLTMVCEGLLNKQIAYELSVSEATIKAHVTAIFRKLGVRTRTQAALLLQQMESIPGQ
- a CDS encoding diacylglycerol kinase is translated as MSPFKGQTGLKRILNAAGYSLDGLRAAFAGEAAFRQLVLLNVVLVPLAFWLDVSPVERALMVAVGLLALIVELFNSAVEAAIDRISLDRHPLSKNAKDMGSAAQFISLSLIALVWAIILIG